The Streptomyces laurentii region CGGCTTCGCCGGCCGTCCCGGTGGTCCGGGTGGCGGCGGCGGTCGTCCCGGTGGTCCCGGTGGTGGCGGCGGCTTCGGCGGTCGTCCCGGCTTCGGTGGCCGTCCCGGTGGCCCGGGTGGCCGTGGTGGCACGCAGGGCGCCTTCGGTCGTCCCGGCGGTCCCGCGCGTCGTGGTCGCAAGTCGAAGCGTCAGAGGCGCCAGGAGTACGAGGCCATGCAGGCCCCGTCCGTGGGCGGCGTGATGCTGCCTCGCGGCAACGGCGACACCATTCGCCTGTCGCGCGGTGCGTCCCTCACCGACTTCGCGGAGAAGATCGGCGCCAACCCGGCGTCGCTCGTCGCGGTCATGATGAACCTCGGCGAGATGGTCACGGCCACGCAGTCCGTCTCCGACGAGACGCTGCAGCTCCTCGGCGACGAGATGAACTACACGGTTCAGATCGTCTCCCCCGAGGAGGAGGACCGTGAGCTGCTCGAGTCCTTCGACATCGAGTTCGGCGAGGACGAGGGCGGCGAAGAGGCCCTGGTCTCCCGTCCGCCGGTCGTGACCGTCATGGGTCACGTCGACCACGGTAAGACCCGCCTGCTCGACGCGATCCGCAAGACCAACGTGGTCGCGGGCGAGGCCGGTGGCATCACCCAGCACATCGGTGCCTACCAGGTGGGCACCGAGGTCAACGGTGAAGAGCGTCGCATCACCTTCATCGACACCCCGGGTCACGAGGCGTTCACCGCCATGCGTGCCCGTGGTGCGAAGTCGACCGACATCGCGATCCTCGTGGTCGCGGCCAACGACGGTGTGATGCCGCAGACGATCGAGGCGCTCAACCACGCCCAGGCGGCCGGTGTGCCGATCGTGGTCGCGGTCAACAAGATCGACGTCGAGGGCGCGGACCCGGTCAAGGTCCGTGGCCAGCTGACCGAGTTCGGTCTGGTGGCCGAGGAGTACGGCGGCGACACCATGTTCGTCGACATCTCCGCCAAGCAGGGTCTGCACATCGACTCCCTGCTGGAGGCCGTGATCCTCACCGCCGACGCCTCGCTCGACCTGCGGGCCAACCCCGACCAGGACGCGCAGGGTATTGCGATCGAGTCCCACCTCGACCGCGGCCGCGGTGCCGTCTCGACGGTCCTGGTCCAGCGCGGAACGCTGCGCATCGGCGACACGATGGTCGTCGGCGACGCGTACGGCCGTGTCCGGGCCATGCTCGACGACAAGGGCAACAACGTCGAGGAGGCGACCCCGTCGACTCCCGTCCTCGTCCTGGGTCTCACCAACGTCCCGGGTGCCGGCGACAACTTCCTGGTCGTCGACGAGGACCGTACGGCCCGTCAGATCGCCGAGAAGCGCGCGGCGCGCGAGCGCAACGCGGCCTTCGCCAAGCGGGTGCGCCGGGTGTCCATCGAGGACCTCGACAAGGTGCTCAAGGCCGGCGAGATCCAGCAGCTCAACCTCATCATCAAGGGCGACGCGTCCGGTGCGGTCGAGGCTCTCGAGTCCTCGCTGCTCCAGCTCGACGTCGGCGAAGAGGTCGACATCCGGGTCCTCCACCGCGGCGTCGGTGAGGTCACGGAGTCGGACATCAACCTGGCGATGGGCTCCGACGCGATCGTCATCGGCTACAACGTCCGCGCGGCCGGCCGCGCGGCGCAGATGGCCGAGCGCGAGGGTGTCGAGGTCCGTTACTACTCGGTCATCTACCAGGCGATCGAGGAGATCGAGGCGGCCCTGAAGGGCCTGCTGAAGCCGGAGTACGAAGAGGTCGAGCTGGGTACGGCGGAGATCCGCGAGGTCTTCCGTTCGTCCAAGCTGGGCAACATCGCCGGTGTCCTGGTCCGCTCGGGCGAGGTCAAGCGCAACAGCAAGGCGCGCCTCATCCGCGACGGCAAGGTCGTCTCGGAGAACCTCACCATCTCGGGTCTGCGTCGCTTCAAGGACGACGTCACCGAGATCCGCGAGGGCTTCGAGGGCGGTATCAACCTCGGCAACTACAACGACATCAAGATCGACGATGTCATCGCCACTTACGAGATGCGCGAGAAGCCGCGGGTGTAACCACGCACGGCGTGTCCGGGGCCGGTCGGCGGGAGTATTTCCGTCGATCGGCCCCGGCCGTTGCGTGTACCGTTCTGATGTTCCCGCCGGGCGACGGCACGGCGGGCCGTCGAACCCGAACCGGCGGGACATCCGGCACCACATGTACGTGGGGACACTGTCCTTCGATCTGCTCCTCGGCGACGTTCATTCGTTGAAGGAGAAACGCTCCGTCGTCCGGCCCATCGTGGCCGAGCTCCAGCGCAAGTTCTCCGTGAGCGCGGCCGAGGTGAGCGGCCAGGACCTCCATCGAAGGGCCCAGGTCGGGGTCGCGCTGGTGGCCGGGGACGCGGGGTTCGTGTCGGACGTGCTGGACCGCTGCGAGCGGCTGGTCGCGGCCCGGCCCGAGGTGGAGCTGCTCTCGGTGCGACGCAGGCTCCACACTGATGAAGACTGAATGAGCAAGGCAAAGAAGGAGAAGGACCAGTGGCCGACAACGCGCGGGCGAAGAAACTGGCGGACCTCATCCGGGAGGTGGTCGCCGAGAAGCTGCAGCGCGGCATCAAGGACCCGCGCCTGGGCACGCACGTGACCATCACGGACACCCGCGTCACCGGCGACCTGCGGGAGGCCACGGTCTTCTACACGGTCTACGGCGACGAGGAGGAGCGCGCGAGCGCCGCCGCCGGCCTGGAGAGCGCCAAGGGCATCCTGCGCTCGTCCGTCGGCAAGGCCGCGGGCACCAAGTTCACCCCGACGCTGACCTTCGTGGCCGACGCCCTTCCGGAGACCGCGAAGAACATCGAGGACCTCCTCGACCAGGCGCGGGCCTCGGACGCCAAGGTGCGCGAGTCGTCCTCGGGCGCCGCGTTCGCCGGCGAGGCCGACCCCTACAAGAAGCCGGGCGAGGACGAAGCCGCCGAATGAGCACGCGAAAAAACACGCCTGATGAGGGCAGCTCCCGGCCGGAGGCTGGGGGAGGGCTTGTCATCGTCGACAAGCCGTCGGGCTTCACTTCGCATGACGTCGTGGCCAAGATGCGCGGGATCGCCAAGACCCGCCGGGTCGGCCACGCGGGCACGCTCGACCCCATGGCCACGGGCGTCCTCGTCCTCGGCGTGGAGCGGGCGACCAAGCTGCTCGGTCACCTCGCGCTGACCGAGAAGGAGTACCTGGGCACCATCCGCCTCGGTCAGACCACCATCACCGACGACGCCGAGGGCGAGATCACG contains the following coding sequences:
- a CDS encoding translation initiation factor IF-2 (G1 box;~G2 box;~G3 box;~G4 box;~G5 box;~GTP/Mg2+ binding site [chemical binding];~Initiation Factor 2 (IF2)/ eukaryotic Initiation Factor 5B (eIF5B) family; cd01887;~Switch I region;~Switch II region;~This family represents the domain II of bacterial Initiation Factor 2 (IF2) and its eukaryotic mitochondrial homologue mtIF2. IF2, the largest initiation factor is an essential GTP binding protein. In E. coli three natural forms of IF2 exist in the cell; cd03702;~Translation initiation factor 2 (IF-2; GTPase) [Translation,ribosomal structure and biogenesis]; COG0532;~Translation initiation factor IF-2, N-terminal region; pfam04760;~Translation-initiation factor 2; pfam11987;~identified by MetaGeneAnnotator; putative;~mtIF2_IVc: this family represents the C2 subdomain of domain IV of mitochondrial translation initiation factor 2 (mtIF2) which adopts a beta-barrel fold displaying a high degree of structural similarity with domain II of the translation elongation factor...; cd03692;~putative GEF interaction site [polypeptide binding];~translation initiation factor IF-2 [Mycobacterium smegmatis str. MC2155]), which produces MAKVRVYELAKEFGVESKVVMAKLQELGEFVRSASSTIEAPVVRKLTDALQGPGGAGKSAAKPGAPRKAAPAPKPGAPAPSPAQAARPAAPKPGAPAPSPAQAARPAAPKPAAEKPSAAAPGPRPTPGPKPAAPAPKPAPAAPAPTTPEFTAPPSAPAAGPRPGATPGPRPARPAQQGGRPGQGGQQGARPGQQGPRPGGRPAGPRPGNNPFTSGGSTGMARPQAPRPQGGAPRPGGAPGGAPRPQGPGGAPGTPRPQGQGGARPTPGSMPRPQAPRPGGGPGGNRPNPGMMPQRPAAGPRPGGGPGGRPGGPGGRPGGGGGGRPGFAGRPAGPGGGGGGFAGRPGGPGGGGGRPGGPGGGGGFGGRPGFGGRPGGPGGRGGTQGAFGRPGGPARRGRKSKRQRRQEYEAMQAPSVGGVMLPRGNGDTIRLSRGASLTDFAEKIGANPASLVAVMMNLGEMVTATQSVSDETLQLLGDEMNYTVQIVSPEEEDRELLESFDIEFGEDEGGEEALVSRPPVVTVMGHVDHGKTRLLDAIRKTNVVAGEAGGITQHIGAYQVGTEVNGEERRITFIDTPGHEAFTAMRARGAKSTDIAILVVAANDGVMPQTIEALNHAQAAGVPIVVAVNKIDVEGADPVKVRGQLTEFGLVAEEYGGDTMFVDISAKQGLHIDSLLEAVILTADASLDLRANPDQDAQGIAIESHLDRGRGAVSTVLVQRGTLRIGDTMVVGDAYGRVRAMLDDKGNNVEEATPSTPVLVLGLTNVPGAGDNFLVVDEDRTARQIAEKRAARERNAAFAKRVRRVSIEDLDKVLKAGEIQQLNLIIKGDASGAVEALESSLLQLDVGEEVDIRVLHRGVGEVTESDINLAMGSDAIVIGYNVRAAGRAAQMAEREGVEVRYYSVIYQAIEEIEAALKGLLKPEYEEVELGTAEIREVFRSSKLGNIAGVLVRSGEVKRNSKARLIRDGKVVSENLTISGLRRFKDDVTEIREGFEGGINLGNYNDIKIDDVIATYEMREKPRV
- a CDS encoding ylxP protein (Protein of unknown function (DUF503); pfam04456;~YlxP protein [Streptomyces venezuelae ATCC10712];~identified by MetaGeneAnnotator; putative), producing the protein MYVGTLSFDLLLGDVHSLKEKRSVVRPIVAELQRKFSVSAAEVSGQDLHRRAQVGVALVAGDAGFVSDVLDRCERLVAARPEVELLSVRRRLHTDED
- a CDS encoding ribosome-binding factor A (Ribosome-binding factor A [Streptomyces venezuelae ATCC10712];~identified by MetaGeneAnnotator; putative;~ribosome-binding factor A; Validated; PRK00521), with product MADNARAKKLADLIREVVAEKLQRGIKDPRLGTHVTITDTRVTGDLREATVFYTVYGDEEERASAAAGLESAKGILRSSVGKAAGTKFTPTLTFVADALPETAKNIEDLLDQARASDAKVRESSSGAAFAGEADPYKKPGEDEAAE